A part of Ammospiza nelsoni isolate bAmmNel1 chromosome 9, bAmmNel1.pri, whole genome shotgun sequence genomic DNA contains:
- the LOC132077003 gene encoding olfactory receptor 14C36-like — protein sequence MSNSSSISHFLLLALADTRQLQLLHFCLLLGISLASLLGNSLIISAIACSHHLHMPMFFFLLNLALSDLGSICTTVPKAMHNSLWDTRNISYTGCAAQLFFFMFFFSAEYFLLTIMCYDRYVSICKPLHYGTLLGSRACAHMAAAAWASAFLNALLHTANTFSLPLCHGNALGQFFCEIPQILKLSCSNSYIRKFGPLISSAFLVFGCFVFIVFSYVQIFRAVLSIPSEQGRNKAFSTCLPHLTVVSLFLSTGTFAYFKSPSISSPTLDLALSVLYSVVPPALNPLIYSLRNKELKAAVRRLRCWDIAHSSGKSEIVIKLCSVQLWPVGHEEKLSVPLSTTSF from the exons atgtccaacagcagctccatcagccacttcctcctgctggcattggcagacacgcggcagctgcagctcctgcacttctgcctcttgctgggcatctccctggcttcCCTCCTGGGCAACAGCCTCATCATTAGCGCCAtagcctgcagccaccacctgcacatgcccatgttcttcttcctgctcaacctggccctcagcgacctgggctccatctgcaccactgtccccaaagccatgcacaattccctctgggacaccaggaacatctcctacacaggatgtgctgctcagctctttttctttatgttcttcTTCTCAGCAGAGTATTTCCTCCTGACCATTatgtgctacgaccgctacgtgtccatctgcaaacccctgcactacgggaccctcctgggcagcagagcttgtgcccacatggcagcagctgcctgggccagtgcctttctcaatgctctgctgcacacagccaatacattttccctgcccctgtgccatggcaatgccctgggccagttcttctgtgaaatcccacagatcctcaagctctcctgctcaaaTTCCTACATTAGGAAATTTGGTCCTCTTATAAGTAgtgcttttctggtttttggttgttttgtgttcattgttttctcctatgtgcagatcttcagggctgtgctgagtatcccctctgagcagggacggaacaaagccttttccacctgcctccctcatcTCACTGTGGTCTCTCTGTTCCTCAGCACTGGCACATTTGCCTACTTTAAGtctccctccatctcctccccaaccctggatctggccctgtcagttctgtactcagtggtgcctccagccctgaatcccctcatctacagcctaAGGAACAAGGAGCTCAAGGCGGCAGTGAGGAGACT ACGCTGCTGGGACATTGCACATAGCTCAGGGAAGAGTGAGATTGTTATTAAATTGTGTTCTGTTCAACTATGGCCTGTTGGCCATGAAGAGaaactttctgtgcctctgagtaCCACCAGTTTCTGA